The following proteins come from a genomic window of Lachnoclostridium phytofermentans ISDg:
- a CDS encoding transglycosylase domain-containing protein, translating to MDFSRKGVIKKQRNIKSTSKRLNTKIRITLFRVSMISIVCLGIVGVIAISGAMKGIIGSAPDIGQVNIDPEGFASYIYYSDGTLAQKLIGAESNRVLVSIDKIPDVLQHAFVALEDERFYEHDGIDVYGIFRAGFSVLKTKDLGFGGSTITQQLIKAKVFNYGNEPNAVDKIVRKIQEQYLAIKLEDIYTKDEILEAYLNNINLGNGTYGVQTAAQSYFGKDVSELTLSEASVIAPIALSPVFRNPINYPAMNAERRQSCLDNMLRLGYITQKDYDAALADDVYSRIKQYNEEKAPSTYYSYFTDAVINQVLSDLQTKKGYTQDDASYMLFSNGLKIFSTQDKTIQGIVDKYFQDESNFPAIGEGSYYEMKYELSVYDDEDNATHYHFNDMLEYFKDFKDTEGLYFHEPYTPKVGINSLGYSKEDMEAKIEEFRNSKVKENQVYVEKKEITLQPQTSMTIMDQHNGNVVALYGGRGTKTGNRTTNRASSSKRQVGSTFKVLASFLPALDSGRYTLASVMDDSEYTYPNGKDTVTNWNKKYKGLSTMREGIYNSMNIIACRFMEAVTPRKGFDYLTSLGFDLVELKVKNGKTYTDIGVSLALGGITDGVTNVELTAGYAAIANGGVYNEPIYYTKVVDQNGKVILSNEPSSKQVMYTSTAWLLTNAMEDTIKRGTATSIGFRNYSMPIAGKTGTSTKDYDLWFVGYTPYYTSAIWTGFDYNFPQKEKSYHKVMWRNIMEEIHSTLKLENKAFVKPDSIVTARICTKSGQLAVPGLCDKALSGDCTRTEYFAKGTVPTQTCTVHQKVSICKVSGYFASPYCPLDSLVEKVFLIKDEKGSTDDKPYLLPTGDITNPCPIHSEGTVAPPTDEEDNETPIEPENPDDGNENPVEPTTTPPPVIIIPPTDNQP from the coding sequence ATGGATTTTAGTAGAAAAGGTGTTATAAAAAAACAACGAAATATTAAATCTACAAGTAAGCGACTTAATACGAAGATTCGTATAACGCTATTTCGCGTTAGTATGATAAGTATTGTTTGTCTAGGCATCGTTGGCGTAATAGCTATTTCTGGAGCCATGAAAGGGATCATAGGATCAGCCCCTGACATCGGTCAGGTTAATATCGATCCAGAAGGTTTTGCTAGCTATATTTACTATAGTGATGGTACCTTAGCACAAAAGTTAATTGGTGCAGAATCCAACCGTGTTTTAGTTTCCATTGATAAAATCCCCGATGTACTACAACATGCCTTCGTCGCTCTAGAAGATGAACGTTTTTACGAGCATGATGGAATTGATGTTTATGGTATTTTTCGTGCTGGTTTCTCTGTATTAAAAACGAAAGACCTCGGCTTTGGTGGAAGTACCATTACGCAACAGTTAATAAAGGCAAAAGTATTTAATTATGGTAATGAGCCAAATGCTGTTGATAAGATTGTTCGTAAGATACAGGAGCAATACCTTGCAATTAAACTTGAAGATATCTATACGAAAGATGAGATTTTAGAAGCTTATCTAAATAACATTAACCTTGGTAATGGCACGTATGGTGTGCAGACTGCAGCTCAGAGTTACTTTGGGAAAGATGTTTCTGAATTAACTTTATCAGAAGCCTCTGTTATTGCTCCAATTGCTCTTTCTCCAGTATTTCGTAATCCAATTAACTATCCAGCAATGAATGCAGAACGTAGACAGAGTTGCTTAGATAATATGTTGCGCCTTGGATACATTACTCAAAAAGATTATGATGCGGCTTTAGCTGACGATGTGTACAGCCGTATTAAACAATACAATGAGGAGAAGGCACCAAGCACGTATTATTCCTATTTCACAGATGCAGTGATTAATCAAGTTTTATCCGATCTTCAGACGAAAAAGGGATATACTCAGGATGATGCCTCATACATGCTTTTTAGTAATGGTTTAAAAATCTTTTCCACTCAGGACAAAACGATTCAAGGTATCGTAGATAAATATTTTCAAGATGAATCAAACTTTCCAGCCATTGGGGAAGGTTCTTATTATGAGATGAAATATGAATTGTCTGTTTATGATGATGAGGATAATGCTACTCACTATCACTTCAATGATATGCTTGAGTATTTTAAAGATTTTAAGGATACAGAGGGTCTTTACTTTCATGAACCTTATACCCCAAAGGTGGGCATCAACTCCTTAGGGTATAGTAAAGAAGATATGGAAGCAAAAATTGAAGAATTCCGCAATTCAAAGGTAAAAGAGAATCAGGTATATGTAGAGAAAAAGGAAATTACCTTACAGCCACAGACTTCAATGACTATTATGGACCAGCACAATGGTAATGTTGTAGCTTTATATGGTGGCCGTGGTACTAAGACCGGTAACCGTACAACAAACCGTGCATCAAGCTCCAAGCGTCAGGTTGGTTCTACCTTTAAGGTACTAGCATCCTTCCTTCCAGCTCTTGATTCTGGCCGTTATACTTTAGCAAGTGTAATGGACGACTCAGAATACACTTATCCAAATGGTAAAGATACCGTAACAAACTGGAACAAGAAGTATAAGGGATTAAGTACGATGCGTGAAGGTATCTATAACTCTATGAATATTATTGCTTGCCGTTTTATGGAGGCAGTAACACCAAGAAAAGGTTTTGATTATTTAACAAGTCTTGGATTTGATTTAGTTGAGTTAAAAGTAAAGAATGGAAAAACATATACTGATATCGGTGTTTCTCTTGCCTTAGGTGGAATTACTGATGGTGTAACAAACGTAGAATTAACCGCTGGATATGCTGCAATTGCCAATGGCGGTGTTTATAATGAGCCTATTTATTACACTAAGGTCGTAGACCAGAATGGTAAAGTTATTCTTTCAAACGAGCCAAGTTCGAAGCAGGTAATGTATACTTCTACTGCATGGTTATTAACGAATGCAATGGAAGATACTATTAAGAGAGGTACTGCAACAAGCATTGGATTCCGTAATTACTCCATGCCTATTGCTGGTAAGACCGGAACCTCAACGAAAGACTACGATTTATGGTTTGTTGGATACACTCCTTATTATACTTCTGCTATATGGACAGGATTTGACTATAATTTCCCACAAAAGGAAAAATCATACCACAAAGTAATGTGGCGAAATATTATGGAGGAAATCCATTCTACTCTTAAGTTAGAGAACAAAGCATTTGTAAAACCAGACTCCATTGTTACTGCTAGGATATGTACAAAATCAGGTCAACTAGCAGTTCCTGGACTTTGTGATAAAGCATTAAGCGGTGATTGCACAAGAACCGAATATTTTGCTAAGGGAACTGTTCCAACACAAACCTGTACAGTTCATCAAAAAGTAAGTATCTGTAAGGTATCTGGATATTTTGCAAGCCCTTATTGTCCATTAGATTCCTTGGTGGAAAAAGTTTTCTTGATTAAAGACGAAAAAGGTTCAACCGATGATAAACCATATCTCTTACCAACAGGTGATATCACAAATCCTTGTCCTATTCATAGTGAAGGGACGGTTGCTCCACCAACTGATGAAGAAGATAATGAAACACCAATTGAACCAGAGAATCCAGACGATGGAAATGAGAATCCGGTAGAACCAACAACTACACCTCCTCCAGTTATTATTATTCCGCCAACGGATAATCAGCCTTAA
- a CDS encoding ABC transporter substrate-binding protein: protein MKFIKNSVLSILFVVVMLIGLTGCDNLKRNSASSLESKVEEKKKKIVTVWTKDRHDAEFQLEKIEEYNASNSDNIEIRYSIFSDNYLQAVDLAFQSNSAPDILVFTSQVFNNYVVSDQFADLTPFMDKEFKETFSSSMIEGLNVIDGKCYYIPTAATICRLFYNKDIFERVGVLEPPRTLDEMVEIAQKITKELSGEGIYGFSANMKYPNSALNRSLMPMAQMGLGIRSGFDFKKGVYDFSGYQTILEEWRTLLSPECAYPNSDSLDIDPLRKLFAAGKIGMYMSYAHSELGVYENQFPMEQEWRCTEIPVVGGIILGAQNYSLNNGYLFNAKSKNLDAAWKAYVSVFADIDNLAEYHSQGLGISTVPKVLERATLNQSYIDNPALLVGENDKIWPKVPHEANVNAIVVDGLDMYNTFAELIYGTMDIKEGLSDLTKRYNKAYQEGINSGIGEVYKIDDFDPLNP from the coding sequence ATGAAGTTCATTAAGAACAGTGTTTTGAGTATATTATTTGTTGTTGTGATGCTGATAGGATTAACAGGATGCGATAATTTAAAAAGAAATTCTGCTTCTAGTCTAGAGAGTAAGGTGGAAGAGAAGAAGAAAAAAATTGTTACTGTTTGGACAAAAGATAGGCATGATGCAGAATTTCAGTTGGAAAAAATAGAGGAATATAACGCAAGTAATTCAGATAATATTGAAATTAGATATTCTATATTTTCTGATAATTACCTTCAAGCAGTAGACTTGGCATTTCAAAGTAATAGCGCTCCTGATATTCTTGTTTTTACATCACAGGTATTTAATAATTATGTAGTGTCAGACCAATTTGCAGACTTGACTCCATTTATGGATAAAGAATTCAAGGAGACGTTCTCATCCAGTATGATTGAAGGGTTAAATGTCATAGATGGGAAATGTTATTACATACCTACAGCAGCAACGATATGCCGGTTGTTTTATAATAAAGATATTTTTGAGAGAGTAGGGGTTTTGGAACCACCAAGAACTTTGGATGAGATGGTGGAGATAGCCCAAAAAATAACCAAAGAATTATCCGGAGAAGGTATCTATGGATTTTCTGCCAATATGAAGTATCCCAATTCTGCACTGAATCGCTCTTTGATGCCAATGGCGCAAATGGGCCTGGGAATTCGAAGTGGTTTCGACTTTAAAAAAGGAGTTTATGATTTTTCTGGGTATCAAACTATTCTTGAGGAGTGGAGAACATTATTATCGCCGGAATGCGCTTATCCCAATAGTGACTCTTTAGATATTGATCCTCTGAGAAAATTATTTGCTGCAGGAAAGATTGGTATGTATATGTCCTATGCCCATTCAGAATTAGGAGTATATGAAAACCAATTTCCGATGGAACAGGAGTGGAGGTGCACCGAAATACCTGTAGTTGGCGGTATCATCCTTGGTGCACAGAATTACTCTTTAAATAATGGTTATCTATTCAATGCCAAAAGTAAAAATCTAGATGCGGCATGGAAGGCTTATGTATCTGTATTTGCTGATATTGATAATTTAGCGGAATATCATTCGCAGGGACTAGGAATATCAACAGTTCCAAAAGTTTTAGAAAGAGCTACCTTAAATCAAAGTTACATAGACAACCCAGCGCTATTAGTTGGTGAGAACGATAAAATATGGCCTAAGGTTCCTCATGAAGCAAATGTAAATGCAATCGTCGTGGATGGACTTGATATGTATAATACCTTTGCCGAACTAATCTACGGAACGATGGACATAAAAGAAGGATTATCAGATTTGACTAAAAGGTACAATAAGGCATATCAAGAAGGAATTAATTCAGGGATTGGTGAAGTATATAAAATAGATGATTTTGATCCACTGAATCCATAG
- a CDS encoding transglycosylase domain-containing protein, whose product MDFSRKGVVKKQRDIKSTSKRLNTKIRITLFRVSMICIVCLGIVGVIAVSGAVKGVIESAPDIGQVNIDPEGFASYIYYNDGTLAQELIGAESNRILVSIDEIPDVLKHSFVALEDERFYQHDGIDVYGIFRAGFSVLKTQGLGFGGSTLTQQLIKIKVFNYGNEANAVDKIVRKIQEQYLAIKLEDIYTKDEILEAYLNNINLGNGAYGVQTAAQSYFGKDVSELTLSEASVIAPIALSPVRCNPINYPETNAKRRESCLDNMLRLGYISQKEHDDALADDVYSRIKQYNEEKAPSTYYSYFTDAVIDQVLSDLQTKKGYTQDDASYMLYSGGLKIYTTQDKTIQGIVDKYFQDEKNFPAVGEGSYYEMKYDLSVYDDEDKVTHYHFNDLLEYFKDFKDTQSLYYHDPYSSKVGINSLGYSKEDMEAKIEEFRNSKVKGDQVYVENKQITLQPQTSMTIMDQHNGDVVALYGGRGNKTGNRTTNRASSSKRQVGSTFKVLASFLPALDSGRYTLASVMDDSEYTYPNSTDTVTNWNKKYKGLSTMREAIYNSMNIIACRFMEAVTPRKGFDYLTSLGFKLIELKVMDNGKTYSDIGVPLALGGITEGVTNVELTAGYAAIANGGVYNEPIYYTKVVDQNGKVILSNEPSSKQVMYTSTAWLLTNAMEDTIKRGTATSIGFRNYSMPIAGKTGTSTKDYDLWFVGYTPYYTSAIWTGFDYNFPQKEKSYHKVMWRNIMEEIHSTLKLENKAFAKPDSIVSARICAKSGQLAIPGVCDKALGGDTTRVEYFAKGTVPTQTCTVHQKVSICKVSGHFASPYCPLDSLVEKVFLIKDEKSQTDDTPYILPTGDMTTPCPIHSEGTVAPPTDGEDNETPIGPENPDEGNKIPVGPTTTPTPPPVIIIPPTDNQP is encoded by the coding sequence ATGGATTTTAGTAGAAAGGGTGTCGTAAAAAAACAACGCGATATCAAGTCTACGAGTAAGCGACTTAATACGAAGATTCGTATAACGCTTTTTCGTGTTAGTATGATATGCATTGTTTGTCTTGGCATCGTTGGTGTTATAGCCGTATCCGGAGCAGTTAAGGGAGTCATTGAATCAGCCCCAGACATCGGTCAGGTTAACATCGATCCGGAAGGTTTCGCAAGCTACATTTACTATAACGATGGTACCTTAGCACAAGAGTTAATTGGTGCAGAGTCCAACCGTATCTTAGTTTCCATTGACGAAATCCCAGATGTATTAAAACATTCCTTTGTCGCTCTGGAAGATGAACGTTTTTACCAACATGATGGAATTGATGTTTATGGTATTTTTCGTGCTGGTTTCTCTGTACTAAAAACGCAAGGACTTGGCTTTGGTGGAAGTACCCTTACACAACAGTTAATAAAGATAAAAGTATTTAATTATGGTAATGAGGCAAATGCTGTTGATAAAATTGTCCGTAAGATACAAGAGCAATACCTTGCAATTAAACTGGAAGACATCTACACTAAGGATGAGATTTTAGAAGCTTATCTAAATAACATTAACCTTGGTAATGGTGCGTATGGTGTGCAAACTGCAGCTCAGAGTTATTTCGGAAAAGATGTTTCTGAATTAACGTTATCAGAAGCCTCTGTTATTGCTCCAATTGCTCTTTCTCCAGTACGTTGTAATCCAATTAACTATCCAGAAACAAATGCAAAACGTAGAGAAAGTTGCCTTGATAATATGCTACGTCTTGGATACATTTCTCAAAAAGAACATGATGATGCATTAGCTGATGATGTATACAGCCGTATCAAACAATACAATGAAGAGAAGGCACCAAGCACATATTATTCTTATTTCACAGATGCAGTGATTGATCAAGTTTTATCCGATCTTCAAACAAAGAAAGGATATACCCAGGATGACGCCTCCTATATGCTTTATAGTGGCGGTTTAAAGATCTATACCACACAGGATAAAACGATTCAGGGTATCGTAGATAAATATTTTCAAGATGAAAAAAATTTCCCAGCCGTTGGGGAAGGTTCTTATTATGAAATGAAATACGACTTGTCTGTTTATGATGACGAGGATAAAGTTACTCACTATCACTTCAATGATTTGCTTGAATATTTTAAGGACTTTAAGGATACACAGAGTCTTTACTATCATGATCCATATTCTTCAAAAGTAGGTATCAACTCCTTAGGATACAGTAAAGAAGATATGGAAGCAAAAATTGAAGAATTCCGTAATTCAAAGGTAAAAGGTGATCAGGTATATGTTGAGAATAAACAAATTACCTTACAGCCACAGACCTCAATGACTATTATGGACCAGCACAATGGTGACGTTGTAGCTTTATATGGTGGCCGTGGTAATAAAACCGGTAATCGTACAACGAACCGTGCATCTAGCTCCAAGCGTCAGGTTGGTTCTACCTTTAAGGTACTAGCATCCTTCCTTCCAGCTCTTGATTCTGGTCGTTATACATTAGCAAGTGTAATGGATGACTCAGAATACACTTATCCAAATAGTACAGATACAGTAACCAACTGGAATAAGAAGTATAAGGGCTTAAGTACGATGCGTGAAGCCATCTATAATTCTATGAATATTATTGCTTGCCGTTTTATGGAGGCAGTAACACCAAGAAAAGGTTTTGATTATTTAACAAGTCTTGGTTTTAAATTAATCGAATTAAAAGTTATGGATAATGGAAAAACATATTCTGATATCGGTGTTCCTCTTGCCTTAGGTGGTATTACTGAAGGTGTAACAAACGTAGAATTAACCGCTGGTTATGCTGCGATTGCTAATGGCGGTGTTTATAATGAGCCTATTTATTATACGAAGGTCGTAGACCAGAATGGTAAAGTTATTCTTTCGAACGAGCCAAGTTCAAAGCAGGTAATGTATACTTCTACTGCATGGTTATTAACGAATGCAATGGAAGATACTATTAAGAGAGGTACTGCAACAAGCATTGGATTCCGTAATTACTCCATGCCTATTGCTGGTAAGACCGGAACCTCAACGAAAGACTACGATTTATGGTTTGTTGGATACACTCCTTATTATACTTCTGCTATATGGACAGGATTTGACTATAATTTCCCACAAAAGGAAAAATCATACCACAAAGTAATGTGGCGAAATATTATGGAGGAAATCCATTCTACTCTTAAGTTAGAGAATAAGGCATTTGCAAAACCAGACTCCATTGTATCTGCTAGGATATGTGCAAAATCAGGTCAACTAGCAATTCCAGGAGTTTGTGATAAAGCATTAGGCGGTGACACCACAAGAGTCGAATATTTTGCTAAGGGAACCGTTCCAACACAAACCTGTACGGTTCATCAAAAAGTAAGTATCTGTAAGGTATCTGGACATTTTGCAAGCCCTTATTGTCCACTAGATTCCTTGGTGGAAAAAGTTTTCTTGATTAAAGACGAAAAGAGTCAAACAGATGATACTCCATATATCTTACCAACAGGTGATATGACAACTCCTTGTCCAATTCATAGTGAAGGGACTGTTGCTCCACCAACGGATGGCGAAGATAATGAGACACCGATTGGGCCAGAGAATCCAGACGAAGGAAATAAGATACCGGTAGGACCAACAACTACACCAACACCTCCTCCAGTTATTATTATTCCGCCAACAGATAATCAGCCTTAA
- a CDS encoding response regulator — protein MYQIIIADDEEDVREILARNINQSGKEFQVIGTAENGVDALRLVKELNPSIVITDICMPVLGGLELIKSIQDFDPSIKTVVISGHDEFSYAKKAMALGVTEYLLKPFLPEELFEVLYKIKDNLDHQIALTKNITKMQNQIEKNLIYSQERFLKKVIEGSYQESEIILEGENVQIDLTAKVYCTGIFKVSVNTGHHAKELNGDRVIADFFSIIKEQYFDPEIKIYAISFEENQIVLIFCGACRNHLLFFKHIEQGIEKINESMERYYHTKVNGVLGNAYESIEKISISYQEALSAWKRVLDFKVNIVRYDEGKKRNDTEEIGIRQKPKELELSLLLHIQMNRREKALEALQEIFVSYASYGIEYMEFVNVSLVELVFRISESLAKAGGNLGVWEDDKVIHYLKRHFTYGSLMEAKSVLEDYIIRCCEEFSIINEKQSEKIVYNVKMLIENNLSNEEFNIEEASAQLFFSHNYVRQVFKQKTGESFNDYLFRRRMEVALELLKNPSQKIREIALSIGYSNQRYFASCFKKYYNCTPTEYREKLGI, from the coding sequence ATGTATCAGATAATTATTGCAGATGATGAAGAAGATGTTAGAGAGATACTTGCTAGAAATATTAATCAATCAGGAAAAGAGTTTCAAGTCATTGGGACAGCAGAAAATGGTGTTGATGCGCTTCGTTTAGTAAAGGAATTAAACCCAAGTATCGTTATTACTGATATTTGCATGCCAGTCTTGGGAGGATTGGAGTTAATTAAGTCTATTCAAGATTTTGATCCAAGTATAAAAACGGTTGTTATTAGTGGGCATGATGAATTTTCCTATGCAAAGAAAGCAATGGCACTAGGGGTTACGGAATATCTATTAAAACCATTTTTACCAGAGGAATTGTTCGAAGTTTTATATAAAATCAAAGACAATTTAGATCATCAGATAGCACTAACAAAAAATATTACAAAGATGCAAAATCAAATTGAGAAAAATTTGATATATTCCCAAGAACGTTTTTTAAAGAAAGTAATTGAGGGTTCTTATCAAGAGAGTGAGATTATCTTAGAGGGAGAAAATGTTCAGATTGATTTAACTGCGAAAGTATATTGTACAGGTATATTTAAGGTCTCAGTTAACACAGGGCATCATGCGAAGGAGCTGAATGGTGATAGAGTTATTGCGGATTTTTTTAGTATAATCAAGGAACAGTATTTTGATCCTGAGATAAAAATCTACGCAATTAGTTTTGAAGAAAATCAAATTGTTTTGATTTTCTGTGGAGCTTGTAGAAATCATTTGCTATTTTTTAAGCATATAGAGCAGGGAATCGAGAAGATAAATGAAAGCATGGAACGTTATTATCATACGAAAGTGAATGGAGTTTTAGGAAATGCTTATGAGAGTATAGAAAAGATTTCAATATCCTATCAGGAAGCATTATCAGCCTGGAAGAGAGTGTTGGATTTTAAAGTAAATATCGTTCGATATGACGAAGGTAAAAAAAGAAATGATACCGAAGAAATTGGGATAAGGCAAAAACCAAAAGAGTTAGAACTTAGTCTATTACTTCATATTCAAATGAATCGAAGAGAAAAAGCATTAGAAGCTTTACAAGAAATTTTTGTTTCCTATGCTTCCTATGGCATTGAATATATGGAATTTGTTAATGTATCGCTAGTAGAACTAGTATTTCGCATCTCAGAATCCTTAGCGAAAGCAGGCGGGAATCTTGGTGTTTGGGAGGATGACAAAGTTATTCATTACCTAAAGAGACATTTTACGTATGGAAGTCTAATGGAAGCAAAGAGTGTCCTTGAAGATTATATCATTCGGTGTTGTGAAGAATTTTCTATTATAAACGAGAAACAGAGTGAAAAGATTGTTTACAATGTTAAGATGTTAATAGAGAATAACTTAAGCAATGAGGAATTTAATATTGAAGAAGCTTCGGCACAATTATTTTTTAGTCACAATTACGTCCGCCAAGTATTTAAACAAAAAACAGGAGAGAGCTTTAATGATTATCTCTTTCGTCGTAGAATGGAAGTAGCTTTAGAGTTATTAAAAAATCCTTCTCAAAAAATCCGTGAAATTGCTCTCAGTATCGGATATAGTAATCAAAGATATTTTGCCAGTTGTTTTAAGAAATATTATAATTGTACACCTACGGAATATCGGGAAAAGTTAGGTATATAA
- a CDS encoding sensor histidine kinase, giving the protein MKRFIKNTKFKTKIILLFLTLLLLHSTIAGTLYYKYTYKDTLSNYYQSSEDTIYQLNVHMYSRFRSIAKSVNALSNNMSFANPMSVFLRNPDTLNYAKLMGDVADSITEMQMSDDYIHSIYIYTKYGDFDNFVRIKKHGIKFEETEVYQYFEEHPDETVAWFPAMENPVFIGTDIVIPIVYKFAIGRENIFILINLDQSKISDYLNETYNSYEKIFIVDKNGKNIINLDDKYKEIPLIRHQGDDLDEMALCQPLKIGEDDYLVTSTMMKGNSWEIYALKSTESLLGNLTSLRKFISLELSISALLALFIIILCVRSLTAPLGRLVNIMDKTIKEGFHIKFHYPYKDEVGNLAKSFNYMVEEIEGLVTELNLHIEALKEEKEALKVVQEQKRIAEIKALQAQINPHFLYNTLNTITWQAADQGAKEISILSKSLGSFFRIALSKGREIITIREELEHVKSYLEIQKIRYKSKINYSIEIDDEIKDCSIIKILLQPLVENAIYHGIKTKEGHGNISIAAVMKMDELTIPAIKLCVEDDGLGIEKNQLEILNAGLSKGIVDSKNGYGIYNVNQRLKLTYGEIYGLSLESKLGEWTRATIIIPVQKLD; this is encoded by the coding sequence ATGAAACGATTCATAAAAAATACAAAATTTAAGACTAAAATAATTTTATTATTTTTAACTCTGTTGTTGTTACACAGTACGATTGCAGGGACTTTATATTACAAATATACTTACAAAGACACCTTAAGTAATTACTATCAGAGCTCTGAAGACACTATTTATCAGCTTAATGTACATATGTATAGCAGATTTCGTTCTATCGCAAAGAGTGTTAATGCCTTAAGTAATAATATGTCCTTTGCAAATCCGATGAGTGTTTTTTTACGTAATCCCGATACTTTAAATTATGCAAAGCTTATGGGAGATGTAGCAGATTCAATCACGGAAATGCAAATGAGTGATGATTATATTCATTCCATCTATATCTATACAAAATATGGGGATTTTGATAATTTTGTACGTATTAAAAAACATGGTATAAAGTTTGAAGAGACAGAAGTTTATCAATATTTTGAGGAGCACCCGGATGAGACAGTAGCTTGGTTTCCTGCAATGGAAAACCCAGTATTTATAGGAACTGATATTGTCATACCAATTGTGTATAAATTCGCAATAGGAAGAGAGAACATCTTTATTTTAATCAATTTAGACCAGTCCAAAATAAGTGACTACCTAAATGAAACCTACAATTCTTATGAGAAGATTTTTATAGTAGACAAGAATGGAAAGAACATCATAAATCTTGATGATAAATACAAAGAAATACCTTTAATCAGACATCAGGGGGATGATTTAGATGAAATGGCATTATGTCAACCATTGAAAATCGGAGAGGACGATTACCTGGTAACTTCTACTATGATGAAGGGAAACAGCTGGGAAATCTATGCTCTTAAGTCCACAGAATCTTTATTAGGGAATCTAACGAGTTTAAGAAAATTTATATCCTTGGAACTATCCATTAGCGCGCTACTTGCATTGTTCATCATAATTCTTTGTGTGAGATCATTAACAGCACCACTTGGTCGATTGGTTAATATTATGGATAAGACAATAAAAGAAGGATTTCATATTAAGTTTCATTATCCATATAAAGATGAGGTTGGAAATCTGGCAAAGAGTTTTAATTATATGGTTGAGGAAATAGAAGGTTTAGTTACCGAATTAAATCTTCATATCGAAGCGTTGAAAGAAGAAAAAGAGGCGTTAAAGGTCGTGCAAGAGCAGAAAAGAATCGCTGAGATAAAGGCACTTCAAGCACAGATTAATCCACATTTTCTATATAACACTCTAAATACGATTACATGGCAGGCAGCAGACCAAGGTGCAAAAGAAATTAGCATCTTATCAAAATCCCTCGGTAGTTTTTTTCGTATTGCTCTTAGCAAAGGGAGAGAAATCATTACCATACGCGAGGAATTAGAACATGTGAAAAGCTACTTGGAGATTCAAAAAATACGTTACAAGTCAAAGATAAATTATTCGATTGAGATAGATGATGAAATAAAGGATTGTAGTATCATAAAAATTTTACTTCAACCGCTGGTGGAGAATGCAATCTACCATGGCATAAAAACAAAAGAAGGCCATGGGAATATTAGTATAGCAGCTGTAATGAAGATGGATGAGCTTACAATACCTGCAATTAAGTTATGCGTAGAAGACGATGGACTTGGAATTGAAAAAAATCAGCTGGAAATATTAAATGCTGGTTTGTCGAAAGGAATTGTTGATAGTAAGAATGGATACGGAATATACAATGTAAATCAACGGTTAAAGTTAACTTATGGTGAGATTTACGGATTATCCTTAGAAAGTAAACTTGGAGAATGGACAAGAGCAACAATCATCATACCGGTTCAGAAGTTAGATTGA